The Oryzias melastigma strain HK-1 linkage group LG13, ASM292280v2, whole genome shotgun sequence genome window below encodes:
- the mlnr gene encoding motilin receptor: protein MAMDPYNIDEYHHYEGSLFPASTLIPVTFICILIFIVGVTGNTMTILIIQHFKDMKTTTNLYLSSMAVSDLIIFLCLPFDLYRLWKYVPWLFGEAVCRFYHYIFEGCTSATILHITALSIERYLAISFPLRSKVVVTRRRVQYIIVALWGFALLSAAPTLFLVGVEYDNETNPDFNMGQCKHTSNAISSGQLHIMLWVSTTYFFCPMFCLVFLYGSIGCKLWKSKSDLHGPCTLARERSHRQTVKILVVVVLAFIICWLPYHIGRNLFAQVDDYETAMLSQNFNMASMVLCYLSASINPVVYNLMSRKYRAAAKRLFLLHQRPRQACRSQRQLCVIDQISSLNESLTGV from the exons ATGGCCATGGACCCGTACAACATAGACGAGTACCACCACTACGAGGGCTCCCTCTTCCCAGCCTCCACCCTCATCCCCGTCACCTTCATATgcatcctcatcttcatcgtcGGGGTGACGGGCAACACCATGACCATCCTCATCATCCAGCACTTCAAGGACATGAAGACCACCACCAACCTGTACCTGTCCAGCATGGCCGTCTCCGACCTGATCATCTTCCTGTGCCTGCCCTTTGACCTGTACCGCCTGTGGAAGTACGTGCCCTGGCTGTTCGGGGAGGCCGTGTGCCGCTTCTACCACTACATCTTCGAAGGCTGCACCTCGGCCACCATCCTCCACATCACGGCTCTGAGCATCGAGCGCTACCTGGCCATCAGCTTCCCCCTCCGGAGCAAGGTGGTGGTGACCAGACGGAGGGTCCAGTACATCATCGTGGCGCTGTGGGGTTTCGCTCTGCTCTCTGCGGCGCCCACTCTCTTCCTGGTGGGGGTGGAGTACGACAACGAAACCAACCCCGACTTCAACATGGGTCAGTGCAAGCACACCAGCAACGCCATCAGCTCTGGACAGCTGCACATCATGCTCTGGGTGTCCACCACCTACTTTTTCTGCCCCATGTTCTGCCTCGTCTTCCTGTACGGCTCCATTGGGTGCAAGCTGTGGAAGAGCAAAAGCGACCTGCACGGCCCGTGCACGCTGGCCCGAGAGAGGTCCCACAGGCAGACGGTCAAGATACTGG tgGTGGTGGTGTTGGCCTTCATCATCTGCTGGCTGCCCTACCACATCGGCAGAAACCTTTTTGCCCAGGTGGATGACTACGAGACTGCCATGCTCAGCCAGAACTTCAACATGGCCTCCATGGTTCTCTGCTACCTGAGCGCCTCCATCAACCCTGTTGTCTACAACCTGATGTCTCGGAAGTACCGGGCTGCAGCCAAACGCCTCTTCCTGCTGCACCAGAGGCCAAGACAAGCCTGCCGCAGCCAGAGACAGCTCTGTGTGATCGATCAGATCTCCTCCCTGAATGAAAGCTTGACGGGGGTCTGA